One Desulfovibrionales bacterium genomic region harbors:
- a CDS encoding GAF domain-containing protein, whose translation MKSKEKDYYRSLYEVAMVINSSLDPATVLAKIAEQVTLAIEAKACSIRLLDKQGKRLLLGASYGLSKGYLRKGAVEIEKSGLDQEALAGKRVTIRDACTDPRFQYPEKAREEGIASVMVQPLMIEDRAIGVLRVYSATCRDFAPEETEFLTVIANLSAIAIENARLHQALKADYELLAAYEYRLFDD comes from the coding sequence ATGAAAAGCAAAGAAAAGGACTATTACCGGTCCCTGTACGAAGTGGCCATGGTAATAAATTCCAGCCTGGATCCGGCCACGGTCCTGGCAAAAATAGCGGAACAAGTTACTTTGGCCATAGAGGCCAAGGCCTGTTCTATAAGACTCCTTGATAAGCAAGGGAAACGGCTGCTTTTAGGGGCCTCTTATGGGTTGAGTAAGGGATATCTACGTAAGGGTGCAGTAGAAATAGAAAAAAGCGGCCTTGACCAGGAAGCCCTGGCCGGCAAGAGAGTTACTATCCGTGATGCGTGCACCGATCCACGATTCCAATATCCGGAAAAAGCAAGGGAAGAAGGCATTGCCTCGGTAATGGTACAACCCCTTATGATTGAAGATCGAGCTATAGGCGTACTACGCGTCTATTCCGCTACGTGCAGGGATTTTGCCCCTGAAGAAACAGAATTTTTGACGGTCATCGCTAACCTCAGCGCCATCGCCATTGAGAATGCCCGCTTACATCAGGCCCTTAAAGCAGATTACGAACTTCTGGCTGCTTATGAATACAGACTTTTTGACGATTAA
- a CDS encoding cytochrome c3 family protein, translating to MALDTNCDNCHASYKAVVMKGTQDQGSGHCTRCHTAIQAGNTGKAGSTPYVYHNTGTDLAGGNFYYVGLHGSRHGHNVDGFTDIGPDTINAPGLNDPSSNFTSVRLTCAGKYGCHGDRTNISPREAMKGAHHAYNSAKPSDGKTVATSYRFLSGVTGREMNEDGYKWEYKTAADKHNEYQGSDNWRDPKSISYLCGQCHGSDALGGSTGNFHGAAGIGGKGPWLRHPTDIPIPDGEFSGYTEYNPVVPVARLYLDRAKNPSEVNVSSGNEVVMCLSCHRAHGSPYPSILRFAYDENMSSSGSCRTCHRNH from the coding sequence ATGGCTTTAGATACCAATTGTGACAACTGCCATGCCTCCTACAAGGCCGTAGTTATGAAAGGCACACAGGATCAAGGTTCAGGGCATTGCACCCGGTGCCACACGGCCATACAGGCAGGCAATACCGGCAAGGCCGGATCAACCCCTTATGTTTATCACAATACCGGGACGGACTTAGCCGGTGGCAATTTTTATTATGTCGGCCTTCACGGTAGCCGCCATGGCCATAATGTGGATGGGTTTACGGATATAGGGCCGGATACTATTAATGCGCCGGGACTAAACGACCCCTCCTCGAACTTCACCAGCGTCCGGCTCACGTGTGCCGGTAAATATGGCTGCCATGGCGACCGTACCAATATCTCACCACGCGAAGCCATGAAGGGAGCCCACCATGCCTACAACTCTGCCAAACCGTCCGATGGAAAGACGGTAGCGACAAGTTACCGGTTTCTGTCGGGGGTTACCGGAAGGGAAATGAACGAAGACGGCTACAAATGGGAATACAAGACTGCCGCTGATAAGCATAACGAATACCAGGGGTCTGATAACTGGCGTGATCCAAAGAGCATAAGCTATTTATGCGGTCAATGCCATGGCAGCGATGCCTTGGGCGGCAGTACAGGTAACTTTCACGGTGCGGCCGGCATCGGAGGCAAGGGCCCCTGGTTAAGACACCCGACAGACATCCCCATCCCGGACGGGGAATTCTCCGGTTATACGGAATATAACCCGGTTGTGCCCGTTGCCAGACTGTATCTCGATCGCGCAAAAAATCCGTCAGAAGTGAACGTCTCGTCAGGCAATGAGGTGGTAATGTGTCTGTCCTGTCACCGTGCCCACGGTTCGCCCTATCCGAGTATCCTCCGCTTCGCTTACGACGAAAACATGTCCTCTTCAGGCTCTTGTCGTACCTGTCACCGCAATCACTAA
- a CDS encoding NHL repeat-containing protein — protein MALMFGRIRLLLIVLVLCSIMSVFFALDFCFAQQKTPLALQVGFTQMEGMGKLKQIQGLFWSPAQNRLLVTDTGNNRLLFFGDSEGKFRFLSEFKSDKMALPISAVETSRGTIIVIERGAQGIISYNPETGERRSIFTDGFPDASSFWPTRLALDDKDNLYVVDQGNQRIYIFDGNLTYKLHINPPEPTFTGFSAVAVAKDGNIVALEARRGIVYLFDKEGKIIRQVSKRGDLRGETEFPVDIAVDGQGRIYVLDSHRHQIVILDRNGNWQGEIGEKGWKEGKFIFPYRVEVASDYRLFIVDADNNRLQVFIPAGRLEQ, from the coding sequence ATGGCTTTGATGTTTGGCAGGATCAGGCTTTTATTAATTGTCCTCGTGTTGTGTAGCATTATGTCGGTTTTTTTCGCACTTGATTTTTGTTTTGCCCAGCAAAAGACCCCCCTTGCCCTCCAAGTTGGTTTTACACAGATGGAAGGCATGGGCAAATTGAAGCAGATCCAGGGACTTTTTTGGTCCCCTGCCCAAAATAGACTGCTTGTGACTGATACCGGCAATAACCGCCTGCTTTTCTTTGGCGATAGTGAGGGGAAATTCCGGTTCCTGTCTGAATTTAAATCCGACAAAATGGCGTTACCCATTAGCGCTGTAGAGACCAGCCGGGGGACGATTATAGTCATCGAGCGGGGCGCTCAGGGAATTATCAGTTATAATCCTGAGACCGGCGAGAGACGCAGCATTTTTACGGATGGATTTCCCGATGCTTCATCCTTTTGGCCTACTCGCCTGGCCTTAGATGATAAGGACAATCTCTATGTCGTGGATCAAGGGAACCAGAGAATTTACATTTTTGATGGCAATCTAACGTATAAGCTCCATATAAATCCTCCTGAACCGACGTTCACGGGATTCTCAGCGGTAGCAGTTGCTAAGGACGGTAACATAGTTGCGCTTGAGGCCCGACGAGGTATAGTCTATCTCTTTGATAAAGAAGGGAAGATTATCCGCCAGGTTAGTAAGCGCGGAGATCTTCGCGGAGAAACTGAATTTCCAGTGGACATAGCTGTGGATGGACAGGGGCGCATTTACGTCCTGGATTCTCACCGGCATCAAATCGTCATTCTGGACCGAAACGGGAACTGGCAGGGAGAGATAGGCGAAAAGGGGTGGAAGGAGGGGAAGTTCATATTCCCCTATCGGGTAGAAGTGGCTTCTGATTATCGGTTGTTTATAGTTGACGCCGATAATAATCGCCTACAGGTCTTTATCCCGGCCGGCCGTTTGGAGCAATAG
- a CDS encoding tetratricopeptide repeat protein has translation MVKRLSITSSEPQDIFLFQEYIKKDLNLLFQAQDVLLLPANCAPNLLTPLITKSKMETIPRNTPTHPLGKNNSVFLPFIWQNEPLGIAIFKDTAGTFKKNILASQWSKLSQLILEKVRVYKTYFTDTESGALAPELFKDTLIQLITTDLKGKDTKPVPEPESFPDLSGSHTRFSIIFMEVLFRQSLKRRPNPSLKPGRQMGFWADIIPAIKNELKGVDLSCLFRRDKSALALIVPFCDEERGRNISLALFELLNKRRLKDGIKAAIGFLSYPISSNEKCRNLPPGKLYDLIIGKGKEILAVAQSRFDYPLCFSRELEETSSLKMAANIHRVTDKLRRKWEKTKRFSLILARYDDQNGKEDYSPFLEKINSWLSPGQSILPCTEDSFFVYLPDISPEEALLAGQNLKSQIKEDCGKTVTMGLAGYPLLYYEKEEITFNAYKALVHTDFFGPDTITAFDAVSLNISGDTLFNAGHIHGAIMEYKKGLSLDPQDVNLLNSLGVCYARLKWYNRAISCFEKTLSMEKDNFMAQYNLGLAYLKTGIPDKAFLALQQAASLNGNHFDILFQMGKLLQEQKRGAEAVGYFQKAAQCPDAKGYIYRYLGEAYLGLNLKKDAMTAFKKAVKSNPADAFSFSWLGMLYAELKNDLEIARTLCQKALELDHQNSLYWKTIGRIYYLKNDYPQAIHHLSEAQRRMKKDHEIYYHLGLVYEKMGDIAEARRKWQKALKVNPLFKEARIALQSYD, from the coding sequence ATGGTAAAAAGGCTCTCCATAACTTCATCGGAACCACAGGATATATTCCTCTTCCAGGAGTATATAAAAAAAGACTTAAACCTTCTCTTTCAGGCCCAAGATGTACTCCTTTTGCCTGCGAACTGTGCGCCAAATCTTCTTACCCCTCTGATTACCAAAAGCAAAATGGAAACAATTCCCCGGAATACCCCCACACACCCCCTTGGAAAAAACAACTCTGTATTCCTGCCTTTTATATGGCAAAACGAGCCGCTCGGCATAGCTATATTTAAAGATACGGCCGGGACATTTAAAAAAAATATACTAGCCAGCCAATGGTCAAAGCTCAGCCAATTAATCCTGGAAAAAGTCCGGGTATATAAGACCTATTTTACAGATACGGAAAGCGGCGCACTGGCCCCGGAACTTTTTAAAGATACCCTTATCCAGCTTATAACTACAGACCTGAAGGGCAAGGATACTAAACCTGTACCCGAACCAGAGAGCTTTCCGGATCTGTCCGGCTCGCATACCAGGTTTTCCATAATCTTTATGGAGGTACTCTTTCGGCAGTCACTAAAGCGCCGCCCTAACCCGAGTCTTAAGCCGGGCCGTCAAATGGGATTCTGGGCGGATATTATCCCGGCTATAAAAAATGAGCTGAAAGGCGTTGATCTTTCATGCCTGTTTCGCAGAGACAAGTCGGCCTTAGCCCTGATCGTGCCCTTTTGTGATGAGGAGAGGGGCCGTAATATAAGCCTGGCCCTATTTGAACTCCTTAATAAAAGACGCCTTAAGGATGGAATCAAGGCAGCGATAGGGTTTCTGTCCTATCCAATAAGTAGCAACGAAAAATGCCGGAATCTGCCGCCAGGAAAATTATATGATCTTATTATCGGGAAGGGTAAAGAGATTTTAGCCGTGGCCCAAAGCAGGTTCGATTATCCTCTTTGTTTTTCCCGGGAGCTTGAAGAGACCTCTAGCCTTAAAATGGCGGCAAATATTCATCGGGTTACGGATAAGCTGAGAAGGAAGTGGGAAAAAACGAAGAGATTTTCCCTGATATTGGCAAGATATGATGACCAAAATGGAAAAGAGGACTATAGTCCCTTCCTGGAAAAGATAAATTCCTGGTTATCACCGGGGCAGTCGATCCTGCCGTGCACTGAGGATTCCTTTTTCGTTTACCTGCCGGATATCAGCCCGGAAGAGGCCCTTCTTGCAGGACAGAATTTGAAATCTCAGATAAAGGAAGACTGCGGCAAGACCGTAACTATGGGCCTGGCCGGTTATCCGTTACTTTACTATGAAAAAGAGGAGATCACTTTTAACGCCTACAAGGCGCTTGTGCATACTGATTTCTTTGGCCCGGACACCATTACCGCTTTTGACGCCGTAAGTCTCAATATAAGCGGGGATACGCTCTTCAACGCAGGCCATATCCATGGCGCCATAATGGAATATAAAAAGGGACTATCCCTCGATCCGCAAGACGTCAATCTCTTAAATAGCCTGGGCGTTTGCTATGCCCGTCTTAAATGGTATAACAGGGCCATCTCCTGTTTTGAGAAGACCCTATCTATGGAAAAAGATAATTTTATGGCCCAATACAATCTGGGGTTGGCCTATCTCAAAACCGGCATACCGGATAAGGCCTTTTTGGCCCTGCAACAGGCGGCTTCTTTGAACGGAAATCATTTTGACATCCTCTTTCAGATGGGGAAGTTATTACAAGAACAAAAAAGAGGGGCGGAGGCCGTTGGTTATTTTCAAAAGGCAGCGCAATGCCCGGATGCCAAGGGGTATATATACCGATACCTGGGAGAAGCTTATCTCGGCTTGAATCTAAAAAAAGACGCCATGACTGCATTTAAAAAGGCGGTTAAGAGCAACCCTGCTGACGCCTTCTCCTTCAGTTGGTTGGGTATGCTTTATGCTGAACTAAAAAACGACCTGGAAATTGCCCGTACATTATGTCAAAAAGCGCTCGAACTCGATCACCAAAACAGCCTCTATTGGAAGACAATCGGGCGGATTTATTATCTCAAAAATGATTATCCTCAGGCCATCCACCATCTTAGCGAAGCCCAGCGCCGGATGAAAAAAGACCACGAAATCTACTATCATTTGGGCCTGGTTTATGAAAAAATGGGTGACATAGCTGAGGCCAGGAGAAAATGGCAAAAGGCGCTCAAGGTTAATCCCCTTTTTAAAGAGGCCCGGATTGCGCTTCAGTCGTACGATTGA
- a CDS encoding cytochrome c3 family protein, translating to MRWRDVNNMRVKFAIWPLLTFFAWILTSEALAARPSADTCYSCHSQLKKQFAQKIIHDPVAKGQCMACHNPHAANQDKFLKDDINKLCYSCHKGLAQELGRGYVHSVLLHDKCTRCHSPHASAHRNLLAKEANSLCLDCHEGVKKQLTFSFSIPPFREKKCLSCHQPHVSREEGLVRKNINRLCQDCHGIKCKSKGVSLAFVLQNADCTSCHNPHASNKKGVFNPIAHQSFVDQKCEACHDTIVANKPLTTKLTGRTLCLDCHGNKKDMLSKIYVHAGGGKACTTCHNPHASQDKGLIWKKEKWLCISCHADTDRREKASIEKQKGIRCTAIKEGRCSHCHDPHAANMPRYFKGDGVDICMSCHKKEHSLSHPLREKSIDPRTNQPTYCTTCHGMHTAENKFMLYFDRKKELCIECHKRD from the coding sequence ATGAGATGGAGAGATGTTAACAATATGAGGGTTAAGTTTGCGATATGGCCTTTGTTGACCTTTTTTGCCTGGATACTTACAAGTGAGGCGCTGGCGGCAAGGCCTTCGGCTGATACCTGCTATAGCTGCCATAGCCAGTTAAAAAAGCAATTTGCGCAGAAAATCATACATGATCCTGTGGCCAAGGGCCAGTGCATGGCCTGTCACAATCCTCACGCCGCGAACCAGGATAAGTTTTTAAAGGATGACATAAATAAGCTCTGCTATAGTTGCCATAAAGGATTGGCACAGGAACTGGGGCGCGGGTACGTTCATTCCGTTCTTTTGCATGATAAATGCACGCGTTGTCACAGTCCCCATGCCTCTGCACACAGAAATCTACTGGCCAAAGAAGCAAATAGCTTATGCCTGGACTGCCATGAGGGCGTAAAAAAGCAGCTTACCTTTTCCTTTTCCATACCGCCCTTCCGGGAGAAAAAGTGCCTTTCTTGTCACCAGCCCCATGTCTCCAGGGAGGAAGGGTTGGTAAGGAAAAATATAAATCGTCTTTGCCAGGATTGTCATGGTATTAAGTGCAAGAGTAAGGGGGTTTCTCTGGCCTTTGTCCTCCAGAATGCCGACTGCACCAGCTGTCATAATCCCCATGCCTCAAACAAGAAAGGGGTTTTCAACCCTATAGCCCATCAGTCTTTTGTCGATCAAAAGTGTGAGGCATGCCACGATACGATTGTAGCAAATAAGCCCCTTACAACAAAGTTGACCGGCCGGACATTATGCCTTGATTGCCATGGTAATAAGAAGGATATGCTGTCTAAGATATATGTTCACGCCGGAGGAGGTAAGGCCTGCACCACCTGTCATAATCCTCATGCCTCGCAGGATAAAGGCCTTATCTGGAAGAAAGAGAAATGGCTCTGCATCTCCTGCCATGCCGACACGGACCGGCGTGAGAAGGCATCCATCGAGAAACAAAAGGGCATCCGCTGTACGGCTATCAAGGAGGGAAGATGTTCCCATTGTCATGATCCACACGCCGCAAATATGCCCCGCTACTTTAAAGGCGACGGAGTTGATATCTGTATGAGTTGCCATAAAAAAGAGCACAGCTTATCGCATCCCCTCAGGGAAAAATCTATAGATCCGCGGACTAACCAGCCGACTTATTGCACTACCTGCCACGGGATGCACACTGCTGAAAACAAATTTATGCTTTATTTCGACCGCAAAAAGGAATTGTGCATAGAGTGCCATAAAAGAGATTAA
- a CDS encoding cytochrome c3 family protein, which produces MKNSKHVRLRRSCLWCETRKIKFNAISIAVFVLAIALIVLSCAESPTRPQRGFAPKACLDCHGKKFDDLKKPYVHGPALKKDCEVCHDRHGKIPIRTFKKPGAALCYTCHAAEKLGISEKVAVHTPIKEGKCIPCHAPHAGDNKLFLKKQGNSLCFDCHEETLFKGAKVHAPVEKGCSTCHRPHASPQADHLVKPETELCLGCHNSGSASFRAAHQNYPVEKAHCTGCHDPHATAHPKLLRPSIHKPLAEKRCSSCHRPSADKEPLKAVAQDGALCYSCHEQVAKRFEQVCRHKPIQEGKCLVCHSPHATDFVPQLVKDVNSLCFACHKEKTGSLKAGVPHAPLKKQGCTACHDAHAAANKQLLKMEKKKLCLGCHKRAEEELSAAYIHKPLLADQCTTCHNAHGSNYKGMLSVSPEALCYSCHKEARDKFYKAYVHTPVSKKNCTGCHKPHGANYKSLLKHSRTDICFSCHVEMKNIGIEGKGHPPFMRRECQGCHDSHASNYPMQQMIPPSELCLKCHKNFVAKGKDAQAVHQPIKEGNCISCHSPHGTKLASLLLNQTGELCLSCHGQLKEALRSARGHMPVKQGNCRGCHLPHYGEEKGLLANRDPFLCLQCHAADKPTNIKAHQGLLQNTSLCLECHEPHIAAKGSLLKKNEHSPFAKRDCRLCHK; this is translated from the coding sequence ATGAAAAATTCGAAGCACGTCCGCTTGCGGCGAAGCTGTCTTTGGTGTGAGACTCGGAAAATAAAATTTAACGCCATAAGCATTGCAGTATTTGTACTAGCGATCGCCCTTATCGTTTTAAGTTGTGCTGAAAGTCCAACCAGACCTCAGCGAGGTTTTGCTCCGAAGGCATGCCTGGACTGTCATGGCAAGAAATTCGATGATCTCAAAAAACCTTATGTCCATGGTCCGGCGCTCAAAAAAGACTGCGAAGTATGCCATGATCGCCATGGTAAGATACCCATCAGGACATTCAAGAAACCGGGTGCCGCGTTGTGTTATACCTGCCATGCCGCGGAAAAACTGGGGATAAGTGAAAAAGTTGCGGTTCATACCCCTATAAAAGAAGGCAAATGCATACCCTGTCATGCCCCACACGCCGGTGACAATAAGCTCTTCTTAAAAAAGCAGGGTAATAGCCTTTGCTTTGATTGCCACGAGGAGACGCTATTTAAAGGCGCTAAAGTCCATGCCCCGGTAGAAAAGGGGTGCTCGACCTGCCACAGACCTCATGCCTCACCCCAGGCCGATCATCTTGTAAAACCTGAGACAGAGCTTTGCCTCGGTTGCCATAACTCAGGGAGCGCCTCTTTCCGGGCAGCGCATCAGAACTATCCGGTGGAAAAGGCGCATTGTACGGGATGCCATGACCCGCATGCCACAGCCCATCCTAAGTTACTAAGGCCTTCTATACATAAGCCTCTGGCGGAAAAAAGGTGTAGTTCCTGCCACCGTCCATCTGCAGATAAAGAGCCGCTAAAGGCGGTGGCTCAGGATGGCGCTCTTTGCTATTCCTGCCACGAGCAGGTCGCCAAGCGATTTGAACAGGTCTGCCGGCATAAGCCCATACAAGAGGGTAAGTGTCTGGTCTGCCATAGTCCCCATGCCACGGATTTTGTCCCCCAGTTGGTTAAGGATGTTAACTCTCTTTGCTTTGCCTGTCATAAAGAGAAGACAGGCTCTTTGAAGGCAGGTGTGCCCCATGCGCCACTCAAAAAGCAGGGTTGTACGGCCTGTCATGATGCGCATGCTGCGGCTAATAAGCAATTGCTCAAAATGGAAAAAAAGAAGCTCTGTCTCGGGTGTCATAAGAGGGCGGAGGAAGAGCTAAGCGCAGCTTATATACATAAACCTCTTCTAGCTGATCAGTGCACGACCTGCCACAACGCCCATGGATCCAATTATAAGGGAATGCTGAGCGTATCTCCGGAGGCCCTGTGCTACAGCTGTCATAAGGAGGCCAGAGATAAATTTTATAAGGCATACGTTCATACGCCCGTAAGTAAAAAGAATTGTACAGGATGTCATAAGCCGCACGGAGCGAATTATAAGTCTCTTCTCAAGCATTCCAGGACTGATATTTGTTTCTCCTGTCATGTAGAAATGAAGAATATAGGTATAGAAGGCAAGGGTCACCCGCCGTTTATGAGAAGAGAATGCCAGGGCTGTCATGACTCCCATGCCAGTAATTATCCTATGCAGCAGATGATCCCACCTTCTGAACTCTGTCTGAAGTGTCATAAGAATTTCGTGGCCAAAGGAAAAGATGCCCAGGCCGTACATCAACCCATAAAGGAAGGGAACTGCATTAGCTGCCATAGCCCGCACGGTACAAAACTTGCCAGTTTGCTCCTCAACCAAACCGGCGAGCTGTGTCTGTCCTGCCATGGCCAGCTAAAGGAGGCGTTGCGTTCGGCTCGGGGGCATATGCCGGTCAAGCAAGGCAATTGTCGCGGCTGCCATCTACCCCATTACGGAGAAGAAAAAGGACTTTTGGCCAATCGTGATCCATTCCTCTGTCTCCAGTGCCATGCCGCCGATAAACCTACTAATATCAAGGCGCATCAAGGGTTGCTCCAAAATACCAGCTTATGTCTGGAGTGTCATGAACCACATATAGCCGCTAAAGGAAGTTTGTTGAAGAAAAATGAGCACAGTCCTTTTGCCAAGAGAGATTGCAGGCTGTGCCATAAATAA
- the gap gene encoding type I glyceraldehyde-3-phosphate dehydrogenase, whose protein sequence is MRKAKIGINGFGRIGRQALKAILERHPENLQVVAINDLFDAPTNVHLLKYDTNYGIFNVPAEILDGEMVVGDCKIRNFSERDPAQIPWHEVEVDIVIECTGLFRTGPRANMHREAGAKKVIISAPAKEEDITIVMGVNEEAYDPVLHHIISNASCTTNCLAPPARVVNNQFGIVKGFMTTVHAYTNDQRILDLPHKDLRRARAAACNIIPTSTGAAKALALVIPELKGKFDGYSLRVPTPTVSVVDFVALLEKNITTDDLRKALKDAANGPLKGIMSYSEDFLVSSDFKGDPHSSIIDAEFTQVLGGNLAKVVCWYDNEWGYSCRLADLANLIAEKGT, encoded by the coding sequence ATGAGAAAGGCAAAAATAGGTATAAACGGGTTTGGCCGCATTGGCCGCCAAGCGTTAAAGGCTATACTGGAAAGACACCCGGAAAATTTGCAGGTAGTGGCTATTAACGATCTGTTTGATGCGCCTACCAACGTCCACCTGCTCAAATATGATACCAATTATGGAATATTTAATGTTCCGGCAGAGATCCTCGACGGAGAAATGGTCGTTGGTGATTGTAAAATTCGTAATTTTTCAGAACGGGATCCAGCCCAGATACCATGGCATGAGGTCGAGGTTGACATCGTTATAGAATGCACCGGCCTCTTTCGCACCGGGCCCAGGGCCAATATGCACAGGGAAGCAGGGGCCAAAAAAGTAATCATAAGCGCTCCGGCCAAGGAAGAAGATATCACCATTGTTATGGGAGTTAACGAGGAGGCTTACGACCCGGTCCTCCACCATATTATCTCTAATGCTTCTTGTACTACTAACTGTCTCGCTCCCCCGGCAAGGGTCGTCAACAATCAATTTGGCATTGTGAAAGGTTTTATGACCACGGTACATGCCTATACCAACGATCAACGCATCCTCGATCTGCCGCATAAAGACCTGCGAAGGGCGCGCGCTGCGGCCTGCAATATAATTCCCACCTCAACCGGAGCAGCAAAAGCCCTAGCGCTTGTAATACCGGAACTCAAAGGCAAATTCGACGGATATTCATTAAGGGTCCCTACGCCTACCGTATCCGTGGTAGATTTCGTAGCGCTACTGGAAAAAAACATCACTACAGATGACCTGAGGAAGGCCCTAAAAGACGCGGCTAACGGTCCGTTAAAGGGCATCATGTCTTATTCGGAGGATTTCCTGGTTTCCTCTGATTTTAAGGGTGATCCCCATTCAAGCATAATAGATGCAGAATTCACACAGGTGCTGGGAGGCAACCTGGCCAAAGTCGTCTGCTGGTACGACAACGAATGGGGTTATTCCTGTCGTCTTGCAGACTTAGCTAACCTTATAGCCGAAAAGGGGACTTAA
- a CDS encoding DUF2155 domain-containing protein, protein MDTFKKIGMLAVPLIAGGILLAGGCQKKEDIKTAQEKPAMPSEPSMHEPAPDGQEQMPPAMGKQFPKEMLEAIQRGEQKPESRPVTKGHAPVVVPREVQGKWKAVVIAVVNKQTNEKKDYVVGINKDFALPNSKIKIKVLNFLPNFSMSPQGITSLSNESKNPAAQIIVYEDNKNVFEGWLFEKFPQVHPFQHKVYAIMLKNQMPI, encoded by the coding sequence ATGGATACGTTCAAAAAAATCGGGATGCTTGCAGTTCCACTCATTGCAGGAGGGATTTTGTTGGCTGGCGGGTGTCAGAAAAAGGAAGACATAAAAACGGCGCAAGAGAAGCCGGCAATGCCTTCTGAACCGTCTATGCACGAACCTGCTCCAGACGGGCAAGAGCAGATGCCCCCGGCCATGGGAAAACAATTCCCGAAGGAGATGCTTGAAGCTATCCAGAGGGGGGAACAAAAACCGGAGTCAAGACCGGTTACGAAAGGCCACGCACCGGTGGTTGTCCCCCGGGAGGTACAGGGCAAATGGAAAGCGGTGGTGATAGCCGTGGTTAATAAACAAACGAACGAAAAAAAGGATTATGTGGTGGGGATTAACAAGGATTTCGCACTTCCTAATAGTAAGATAAAAATTAAGGTGTTAAATTTTCTGCCTAATTTTTCCATGTCTCCCCAGGGTATAACATCACTTTCTAATGAATCTAAAAACCCGGCTGCGCAGATAATCGTTTACGAAGACAATAAGAACGTTTTTGAAGGCTGGCTGTTTGAAAAGTTTCCCCAGGTACATCCTTTCCAACACAAGGTATATGCCATCATGCTGAAGAATCAAATGCCGATTTAG